One Brevibacterium spongiae DNA segment encodes these proteins:
- a CDS encoding MerR family transcriptional regulator, with product MLIGEVAKRSGVSARMLRHYESLGLVAPSARTSSGYREYSEADIGRIFHIEGLRKLGMSLADVGGVLSAEDFDPAAMLADLIDRTRERIAAEEHLLEHLEAIARLRRPDGESLLYTIDLMRSLESGDVIQRHKAALGSGVDGRVPVEALSAAVLGETVLNAAGAMRWALAQAGAEAVPHLVEGMGSESAQVRRNALHALDEIRRTTPAEELGTIAHSAIGQALRSGLVDDDAEVRSTAALALGALHEEAAVPTLLDMALEGPKDIEAAEALAAFVTGSSRPAAAAEGRTGGSTEGGTGGSAEGRGAAGARTGADSIGEEIITALRRQADAGDTAKRFRVLQVLLEIPGPQIDAFIAELSGDDSPELAATAHAALRRRRRNDRDSLHWPS from the coding sequence ATGCTCATCGGCGAGGTGGCCAAACGCTCCGGTGTCAGCGCACGCATGCTGCGCCACTACGAGTCCCTCGGACTCGTCGCCCCCAGCGCTCGCACGTCCAGCGGCTACCGCGAATACTCCGAGGCTGACATCGGCCGCATCTTCCATATCGAGGGTCTGCGGAAACTCGGCATGTCGCTGGCCGATGTCGGTGGGGTCCTTTCCGCTGAGGACTTCGATCCCGCGGCCATGCTCGCCGACCTCATCGACCGCACCCGAGAGCGCATTGCCGCGGAAGAGCACCTGCTCGAGCATCTCGAAGCGATTGCCCGACTCCGACGCCCCGATGGGGAATCGCTTCTGTACACGATCGACCTCATGCGCTCACTCGAGTCCGGGGACGTCATCCAACGGCACAAGGCGGCCTTGGGCAGCGGCGTCGACGGCAGGGTCCCGGTCGAGGCACTGTCGGCGGCGGTCCTCGGCGAGACCGTGCTCAACGCCGCCGGTGCGATGCGCTGGGCCCTCGCCCAGGCCGGTGCCGAGGCCGTGCCCCATCTGGTCGAGGGGATGGGAAGCGAGTCGGCGCAGGTTCGACGCAATGCTCTCCACGCCCTCGACGAGATCAGGCGGACCACTCCCGCAGAGGAGCTCGGCACCATTGCGCACTCGGCGATCGGACAGGCCCTGCGCTCCGGGCTGGTCGATGACGATGCCGAGGTGCGCAGCACCGCCGCGCTCGCCCTCGGGGCGCTGCACGAGGAGGCAGCCGTACCGACGCTGCTCGATATGGCGTTGGAAGGGCCGAAGGACATCGAAGCGGCGGAAGCGCTGGCCGCCTTCGTGACCGGATCGAGCCGACCGGCCGCTGCGGCCGAGGGCCGAACCGGAGGCTCGACTGAGGGCGGAACCGGAGGCTCGGCCGAGGGCAGGGGCGCTGCCGGTGCCAGGACCGGGGCCGACAGCATCGGAGAAGAGATCATCACGGCTCTGCGCCGGCAGGCGGATGCGGGCGATACTGCGAAGCGATTCCGAGTGCTCCAAGTCCTGCTCGAGATCCCAGGACCGCAGATCGATGCCTTCATCGCCGAATTGAGCGGCGATGACA
- a CDS encoding HEAT repeat domain-containing protein, whose amino-acid sequence MTDPQINRDAIALDDPLMTALTGASPQRRLQAAMEMGTRAQPEHLEILVSRCRSEPDFFVRDMLTWALSRLPADDTVPRLIAELDSETPQAISQSLHTLSKIGDDRAWHAMDPARIGSGLIAHTDTEVARSAWRSAVALVPGDKRQELASSLVTQLGRGDVETQKSLSRALVALGEDLVSVVDEKLHAEDDTVRAHALATRDMFDDPDAGFAHALDAAKRVVALGSEAAV is encoded by the coding sequence ATGACCGATCCACAGATCAACCGCGACGCCATCGCACTCGACGACCCGCTCATGACCGCTCTGACCGGGGCGAGCCCGCAGCGGCGTCTGCAGGCCGCCATGGAGATGGGCACACGCGCGCAGCCAGAGCACCTCGAGATCCTCGTCTCCCGGTGCCGCTCCGAGCCCGACTTCTTCGTCCGCGACATGCTCACATGGGCGCTGAGTCGGCTGCCGGCAGATGACACCGTCCCGCGACTCATCGCCGAACTCGATTCCGAGACCCCGCAGGCGATCAGCCAGTCGCTGCACACTCTGTCGAAGATCGGCGACGATCGGGCCTGGCACGCGATGGACCCTGCCCGGATCGGCAGCGGACTCATCGCCCACACCGACACCGAGGTGGCCCGCAGTGCGTGGAGATCCGCGGTTGCGCTGGTGCCCGGTGACAAGCGCCAAGAGTTGGCATCATCCCTGGTGACACAGCTGGGTCGGGGAGATGTCGAGACCCAGAAGAGCCTGAGCCGGGCGCTCGTGGCCCTCGGTGAGGATCTCGTGTCAGTGGTCGATGAGAAGCTTCACGCAGAGGACGACACAGTGCGGGCGCACGCCCTGGCGACCCGGGACATGTTCGATGATCCGGACGCCGGCTTCGCCCACGCCTTGGACGCAGCCAAGCGGGTGGTCGCACTGGGGTCCGAGGCCGCGGTCTAG
- a CDS encoding GyrI-like domain-containing protein gives MEKIDLKKSLPSFRARQGRFDTIEVPSLQYLMIDGHGDPNTSPDFSSAVASLYPLAYGLKFLSKLELGRDYVVPPLEGLWWADDMSAFTSARDKSAWDFTLMLLAPHWLDRGHVDDAVDKVRSKGSSPRLGEIRFESLREGTCVQTLHIGPFDDEAEVLEHMHSEVIPAAGMVMTGRHHEIYLSDMRRTAPERLRTILRQPVAPASASA, from the coding sequence ATGGAGAAGATCGATCTCAAGAAGTCCCTGCCGAGCTTCCGCGCGAGGCAGGGACGGTTCGACACCATCGAGGTGCCCTCGCTGCAGTACCTCATGATCGACGGGCACGGCGATCCGAACACCTCCCCCGACTTCTCCTCCGCGGTGGCCAGCCTCTATCCGCTCGCCTATGGGCTGAAGTTCCTCAGCAAGCTCGAACTCGGCCGCGACTATGTCGTGCCTCCGCTCGAGGGACTCTGGTGGGCCGATGACATGTCGGCGTTCACCAGCGCACGGGACAAGTCCGCATGGGATTTCACGCTCATGCTCCTCGCTCCTCATTGGCTGGACCGAGGACATGTCGACGATGCGGTCGACAAGGTCCGGTCCAAGGGATCGTCGCCCCGCCTCGGCGAGATCCGGTTCGAATCGCTGCGGGAGGGCACCTGCGTCCAGACCCTGCATATCGGTCCCTTCGATGATGAGGCCGAGGTGCTCGAACACATGCATTCCGAGGTCATTCCCGCCGCGGGGATGGTCATGACGGGCCGGCATCATGAGATCTATCTCAGCGATATGCGGCGGACCGCACCGGAGAGGCTGCGCACGATCCTGCGGCAGCCGGTGGCGCCCGCCTCAGCCTCCGCTTGA